The DNA window TGGCGGCGTCCACACATTTGTCCCTCAACGCGCCCAACGCACTCGTACAGGAGAGTGTGAGGGCATTCTACCGGACCTGGTATCGCGACCTCGTGACCGCGCTGCCGGAAGTCAAGGACGGCATGATCACCGTGCCGCCCGGCCCGGGCCTCGGGCTGGAACTCAATCCCGACCTCGGTCGGGCCTACACCGTCCATCGCCGCGTCTCCGACAAGGCGGACATCTGAAGTACACTCAACGGGAGGAATAGTAATGAAACGACTGACTGCAACGCTTTTGCTGGCCACGACGCTGTTCGCCGGGCCTTCCATCGCCAGCGCCGACGGGCTCAACATCGTCTTTACGCACCATTCGTCGGCCTCAAACACCTTCTGGCAGGCGGTGAAGAAGGGCTATGACGATGCCTGCGCCAAGGTCGAAGCCAAGTGCAACATGATCTTCACCCAGACCGAGGGTTCGGTCGAGCAGCAACTCGCCAACATGCGCGCGGCACTTGCCGCCAAGCCGGATGCGCTGCTGACCTCGATCGTCGACAACAAGGCGTTCGACGACGTCATCAAGGAAGCGCGGGACGCCGGTGTGTTGGTGATTGCCGTCAATGTCGATGACACCGAGGGCGCCAAGGGCAATGCCCGGCAGGCCTTCATAGGGCAAGGTTTCAAGCCGGCGGGCTATTCGCTCGGCAAGGCGATTTCCGAGAGCTTCCCGAAAGAAGGGCCAATCAAGGTTCTGGTCGGCATTTCCGCACCAGGCCAGAACTGGTCGGAAAGTCGCGGCGCAGGTGTGATGCA is part of the Mesorhizobium loti genome and encodes:
- a CDS encoding sugar ABC transporter substrate-binding protein, which gives rise to MKRLTATLLLATTLFAGPSIASADGLNIVFTHHSSASNTFWQAVKKGYDDACAKVEAKCNMIFTQTEGSVEQQLANMRAALAAKPDALLTSIVDNKAFDDVIKEARDAGVLVIAVNVDDTEGAKGNARQAFIGQGFKPAGYSLGKAISESFPKEGPIKVLVGISAPGQNWSESRGAGVMQFLEEYKAAHPERQVSWERIDSGTDLAITSDRVGAYLNAHPDTTAYFDTGFWCAGVARSLQDRGVEPGKVLLGGFDLVPEVLQQMQKGYVQALVDQQPYMQGFMPVMEAYLNKKVGLAPSDIDTGQGIVRPDQADAIMALSAQGLR